Genomic DNA from Cucumis melo cultivar AY chromosome 10, USDA_Cmelo_AY_1.0, whole genome shotgun sequence:
ACCATCAGTCTTTTCATTTTTACACTTTTCCTCCTTATTTGTTTCTTATTCGAATGTTTAATACGGATGAAGATCAAATCTTTAGCTTTTCGTCCATTACCATTAAACTTATTTCAACTTGACTAATTCATTTATCTTTTTTAAGGAAATACAATACACAAGCCTCAACAAGATAGCAAAGAAGAACCAATTAGACAAATCAAAAGAATTTTCATCCAGATAgggaagaagataaagaaaaagTCACATTGCCCCATTCGCCTCTCTCAAACACCAAGTTGAAGATACAACCGAGATTCATCCATTTCGTTAATTATGTATATAGTGAATAACTAATTTGTACTCAAATCAACTAATACTAAAATTCGTCTATATAACTTTTAAATAAGTTTCAAAGCTAATCATGAAACTCTGGCAAGAGATTTATTACTTTTgtttcctaaaaaaaaacttactaTGGGGTTTACAATCCATTAACCAATCCACTTTGACCTACCTTCCTACTTGTTGAATTAAAATTTGTAACATAAAAATTCAAATAGTATCCAAATTGAATAACAAAATGCCGTAGAACACAATTAGAATGTCTTTGATATTTATGGAAGTATTTTTGTCCAACTAAATTCTACAAAATCTTCTTTAGTTTTATTTGGAGCAAAGTTTTAATTCTCTcaataaatttcaaaagttgttttttttttccagctGACATGGAGTAGGAATGCACATTTCCATCTTTGTTTTCATAAAAGAGAAAGTTAATGGAATGGTTACTTTGAAAAGATTTTAAGGATTAATGATCAAAATAAAACTCTATGAAATTGTTGAAGCAAAATTAAAATCTATTAAATGATTTCGTGAATATAAATAGAACTTATAACTCGTATTTATATGTACCTAGAGCATGTCACTATATCACATTTCTACTTTCATTTGAACCAAAAAAGAATTAATAGATGGTTGTGttttgaaataaattaaaatgtagGAGTAAAAATGATTATTTTGAGTTTGAAACTTACCCTAAAGTATATGAGAAATGAGAATGTGGTAAAatttggaatatatatatatatatatataatatatcaaTCAATGGAGGAATTTAGTGGGCTCTCAGATTGGAATTTGGGCCTTTCATCGGTCCGTGCGTAACCCAAATTCATAAGGAATGTTTGAAGGTTTCAAAATAGGATCAGTTGCATAACCCAAATTCACCAACTGATTGATGTTATCTCTATCGGTGATGAAAGACTTTCATTCTCACAAGTGATTATTATCGATAGCAATTAATAGCTGTTATAAGTTATCGTTAATGATAGATGCTATTAGTGATGATTTTCCATTTGAGAAATGTACTATTAATTgatctatcattgatagtttCTATCGAGTAAATTTGACATTcttttaagatatatatatatatatatatatatatatatatatatatatagataattAACTAATCAACATTTTGTatcttttgtaaatattttattctcataccatatttttagtttattttctaaattttgctaaaatactaaaaatgagtattataagtataaaatcaagaTTAAAAGTGTAAATCATGAGACCGAAgaaccaaatcgaggcaaaaaCTCAAACTTTAAGAGTGAAATTGTAACACTCTAATACTTTGGGACTAAATTGAAATCAAGTTTGCTAAATATGTAGCATTTTGAAATCTAAGTGCcgaaatggtttttttttcttttcaaaattgttatttttctaCTTTCTAAAGCAAATACAATTACAAAATCAAATAGTGTATATGGAAGTTGTGTTCCGTCCTAAAAATAAGAATTATCTGTCCAAACATAGGATAAGGACAATAAATCTTCTACCTATCTCTCCACTAATATAACATTAGTTTGAAAATGTAATCAAATTCTCTCATCAATCGAGAATGATTGTGGATATATAAGtaagaataattatatataagatTAAAAGACGAAGTTACAACAATTTCTCTTTAAAGTAACAATATCATTTTATCGTGAAGATGTGTAAAGAAGCTAATCCTCCCTATTTGccaaactaaaaattaaaatgttgatgatgaataaaaagttaaaataaacgTGAATGAATCCACTTTAAATAGAGTTCTTCCACCTCAATTATTATTCGTAAGAATCATATTCTCTGTCTTTATTCCAACCCTCATTCTTTGGTTACTTTAAAACACAAAAGTACACAAAAACATCTGTTAATTTCGTTGCCGTAACCTTCAAGATAAAAGACTTCAACAAGTTTTGATTCCTAACTCGGAAATTCAATACCATCAATTGAATAACATCAAAGATTGATGATTGAATATTGAACCTTGTCATCATTACTCATTAGATTAGAACAaacatcaaatttaaatttaaaaaaaaaagaaaaaaagaagaagaaaaaaagcaCACTGCTATAACTCGATAGGATGAAATTTGAGCATTTTGCATGGTTTTATGCTATATTGTTTtacaaataccatcaaacatgATGATGCCCTCCAGCTTTGAAATTGAAATCTCCTTCATGATGGTCTGTATGTTTGATTTCACTTCTTGTTTCACCACCATTTTCAAAGGGTTTGAAGCTATTTCCGTGGCCATTAGGACCATTAAGCCCAATAGGTCCATTACCATTGCCTTTCCCTTTGCTTCctccatttccatttccatttccattgCCACCAGGTGGGAATTTGCCTTTTCCACTTGGGTTTCTCAAATCGAATCCAAACTCAATGTCTCCTTCTTTATCAGGATGCAATTTAGGTTCTTTTCCTCTAGTGGGTCGAGCGCCGGCGTGGCTTTTCTCCGGCTTCGGCCTCTGGTGGTTTTCAACTCGCCGGTTACAGAGACGGCCAAGGAAACAAGCAAGAGCTGAAATGACAACAATAACCGCAAGAACTATAAAAACTGCCCCAAATGAGCCGTTGGAATGGTGGGACGGAGGAACTTGGCTGCCGGCGGACGTGGCGGCGGTGTCGGGATAAACATAAGCCggctgttgttgttgttgttgctgctgctgcggctgttcttgttgttgttgaagttcCGACATGTCGGCTTAAGGTttagaagaaattaaggaagtgGAGGGATTGGATTGGTTTGGATTGGAATGGAATGGGTAATGGTATTTAGTAATTTGAAATGGAAATGGAAGTGGAAGTGGTGGTGCTTTGAGTGGAAGAGAAGGGAGAGATATGGAATTTACTCAACAAAGAAGCAACAAGGTTGCATTGGGAAGAGGGTTATGTATAATGAATGAGATGAGATTCTaagagggtttttttttttttttttccttaaaattaaaagaaaaaaggaaaaattataataagaaaagaaatggGGTTTAAGAGAGAGTGAGAAAGAGGTCAAAAAGGGAGGAACTTTCTTTTGGTAAAGAGGTAGACAGCTAAAGAGATATTCTTTGGGGgaaattctttaaattttgagttttaatgAAGATAAGGAATTGTTATTTTGATTATTGTTGGGAATAAAAATTAGGATATAGTTTAGAGCATTATACGaaaattaaactatttaaaGTACTTTTTTTAGACAACAATCACTTTTAATCACTATTCTTTGTCCAACAACACTATGggcatatatataaatattttattaataatgattttatttttagtttatcaTGTTTCTTAAGTAACTCATTTGAATCTcaatcaaattttaaataaaaataattattgaatTCTGATAATTACAAAAGGAATAAAATTGATTTCTAGAAtagaaattaaagaatcaaaACTATATTATCTAATGCAATTTGAATGTTTTTcataattcaaaataaaaagaaaaattctcgTACTATAGTCATATATATGAGTAATACTTTAGCTTATACTAACCTATGTTAGCATTATTTAAAAGTGACGTGAAAGCTTTGGCAATCTCTCTTAATGATTTTGCAATTTCTCTAGTTGCCTAAAAATGAGAAAGTACTATTaggaatattttaaaatttcccTCCAAACAGACAATGATTGAAGGGGGAAGAAGATCAAAAGAGACAAATGAAATGGAAGTGATTTTGAAATCTGATTTGTTGTGTGGTGCAAAAGAAAGGGATGGGATTGTGGGGTTCAACATAGGGATTCGAGTAACAATTCTAATTTGCTACCATAAAGCATAATCATAATCCAAGCGGTTTTGGGACGCTcctcaatttttctttttctttcttctttttcaaatctTTGCTGCTTTCTCTTTCTCCAAGAAGGGTATGTTTACAAAAGCTGCTCTGCTTCTTGCTTTTCCTTTTATGTCTTTGGATCATTACGACAATGATATGTTATTTTCCTTCCAAAAGTTCCCAACTTGTAGAATTTAGAAGACCAACTTTCTGATGGAAACACAAGATGTTGCCAGTTCTGTTGAGTCCTAAACTCAATAGGCTTAGTGTCCAGCATCCAACAAAACATGTCTACAAGGTAACGGTTATGAAACTGACAATCAAAGTGTAAGCAGTAAGAAAATCGACACGAGATTGTTGTTAGTTAACTAACAGTATATGCTAGCTACGTCCACGAAATGCAAAGCTGCCTATAGGATCAGAAGgtttaaaagaaatatagtTAATCCTTTTAAACCTTAAGTCGTAAATAATGCATGGACGAAAATAAATTAGGTTTCAAGGACATCGATCATTTGGAATGCTAGTGAAAATATTTAAACCATCCCATCAGTAACATATTCTAACCTATTTTTAAGGAAGAGAAGCAAGAATAAATACTCTGGAATATGTGGATTGATGGAATGAAAGCTTGTAGCATTAGTTTTTACAGATGGCTAGGCAGCTTTAgaaagtttgttttatttctttctatATCTCAATGTGACGTGTATTAAAAAGATAGAAGTTACAACCCATAAGATGGGAAATGAGAGCAAGACTACAAAGTGGAGGGTGCCATGTTTGGCACCAACAATGGTCTGATTTAAAAATAAGCCAAATTCAAGAAACGAAATGGACTCTAATCTTAATCTATATAGACACTACAATCTATACTTGCATACTCACTGTCTTCCTCTTCTGTTGTTATACCATCAAGCTCCGGCTTGTGTTTTTCGACTCGTTGCATTAATATGAAGTTATCGTGGCCCTGTTTGTTATAGTTCACAAAAGCACCTAAGGCCCCAAGAAATCCTTCATGCCGCAAGAACATTGCTTGCGCTTCGCCCTTCGAcctaaaatgaaaaatgaagtAACATTTAAGGTAATTACATTAGGTAGCATATTTAGAGATAATAGCTATGTGAATTGTAGCATTTATAAagaattgtaaatatagcaaaatctattcgTGATAGACTCTATCCCTAATAGACTCGAGGGTATCACTGTTTGAaaactaaatctaaattttttcatgtttgtaaattattttgaatgatTGGGTTTGATTATTACATTTACAGCtgctaaaaatttaaataacatTAGTCAGCCTCAGTTATTTCCATGAgaatctaaaaaagaaaaagcagtGATATATTTTTACCAGTAATGAACGGCAACAGATATGGTGTCCATAGTATAAGCATGACCACGTATGAAAAATCCtccaaaaaatattctcttgAGTCCAAATCGAAGTGCGGTAAGATATGCAAGCTGGGGAGAATTAAATTCACAACATCTTATATTTCCAAAGTTTCTACTCCATTTTGCAAGTAAATGAAGCCTTATCACTGCGACTTACCTGTCCAATGTTATTTGAAATCATTCGTAGAAGTGACCGAGCAAGATCCTCAGTCCTGTAGTTCTCAAGCACTTTGTTTGTTGATATCGTCTTGCCAAAGCTAGAAGCAATGGCTGTGGATGAAAGACCCATCTGAATCATTAGAGGGCAGAAAAGAGTGGAGGCTTGTAAGTTGTAGCTAAAAAGGACACGTCGACTCGATAAATTAAAGACTATTCCCTAAAATGGATGCAGTAACATCGGTCATGGATGAGGAATAAACATGTGTTATCAGTAGAAATGAGTACCTTAGAATAATCTATTCCACCATATATATCTCCAACAAGCATGTCTACCACTCTATTATTCCCTTGGTGACTCAACTCCAACAATTCGTCAAAACTGAAAGAAAAAATTTGCGTTTAAAGCAAGAAAGTAAATCATTCATAAAAGTCTTGCTTAGTGCTTAAATTCTATAAATGAAGGATATAAATTTATATGAAGAACCAAAAAGCATACCCTTAGTGCTTA
This window encodes:
- the LOC103489006 gene encoding uncharacterized protein LOC103489006; the protein is MSELQQQQEQPQQQQQQQQQPAYVYPDTAATSAGSQVPPSHHSNGSFGAVFIVLAVIVVISALACFLGRLCNRRVENHQRPKPEKSHAGARPTRGKEPKLHPDKEGDIEFGFDLRNPSGKGKFPPGGNGNGNGNGGSKGKGNGNGPIGLNGPNGHGNSFKPFENGGETRSEIKHTDHHEGDFNFKAGGHHHV